The Daphnia pulex isolate KAP4 chromosome 3, ASM2113471v1 genome includes a region encoding these proteins:
- the LOC124190283 gene encoding uncharacterized protein LOC124190283, which yields MPDTLSTTETTLNSFFTTLYPVLSDDNPPSTHPTLETANPSPSQTTLLSSPEIIAARNTFLTNWKASVEIESSYLAEITKPHQTSSVRKLASQLEEERKKAHKATNNTINLYVYLLVKDKLESTVTPETIRETTKSLKKYIVFLQGDENSVDPLVQQLQIVHGKQREFTTELTTVLQREALLQQAGLRKVNTELIKEKEKADKKWKAAEEKLKENRDELNKLDQVRKDNSTNLKLLDDSQRHVETLQKYIQDTATHNADCEKLTTDLEAQKTQLEQKLRAAIENSEQLKKALDLNQKHVSAVETNSIEANSTLETEKTELETRLTASQKHNETLDSELAKLKLEVQSAKQVITQTTETKEKLHNNYVAATFQNRKYETEIKDLRDKQETLENTIVNLEFRIQDLKEREKAYYEAEDQYERNFQDIANKTFETTKFLDELQNFTGRDSLDKSLHTELETEKTDTITNLQEIIDNLIAQNNSQATTIFQLQKHNTILKKNRRVSISNMGVGTGAGHNGDDDASTSKTTFTSRLSKTLLTAPDATIMDNVTKPIVKVLGELFSREDKKSIPTFKGKSTDKLITEWLKAAEHVARNNDWDDDQKLRFFSDRLKGEALEWHDNYAEEQGDDLNYDDWRYEIIERFQDSFDIAALRKKFNKLKQKPEENCRAFVSRLTSLYDSIEGKMEKLDTKNKTEVEDALHSVVKKMRDDIKIKTLLQGLLPKIKAELYLRMPEDFNDFDQLCKQLFISEQILQNKENNEDKEISAEPLLKDDTPHRKISRLSAQWIVLIPGEQLPWTAVQDRRTHESTSTDPGQKDLPDHKETETPVTAEAGTQATPVAGIRAHRVTGSAVIRVITDDLIQGLIDTGAAASLLSSKLLFKLRDKNIRKSLNNDNSPIFKTVSGQVLRTFGKFEFPITINKDHTFLHYFYVIEALQEDCILGIDFLSHHNVKVNAKNREIHYDHAQNQQMLRTVCPIYSLTIGESQHEIPLTPHCEVTNNLPELSFIRRPFELCDAQDSLDRALAGTKKYISYQKDLITSQPENTKIMIHNPDIESNRAVLGPINAQNENAVSSTNPIPKPKPVTIAISKIRNSIDRALTNRRAEVSKLRCFEIPYPVPVRKPIVGINKADVENNLPSIDDAPLTGKDYLNLKPFQQFQINNTLSPKPVEKIEFDLKHLDEQQIAVVLDLLTKHGQLFSDKDSELGLAIGVKHYINTGNNAPVSMRQRRTPEALRPQVWKQLRSMLDNNIIRISSSPYAAAIVMTLKKDGSLRLCIDYRWLNKITIKDKFPLPRIDDTIDALYGARYFSTLDLISGYLQIEINEADKHKTAFICELGLFEFNRMPFGLTNAPSTFQRAMNDIFREVLYKYVVVYLDDIIVYSKTFEEHLGHLAKVFCILGAAGIRLKRIKCEFFKQEIEYLGYIISRRGITPVYKKIEAITTYPQPTNQKELGSFLGLASYYRKFIRSFAEKAHPLTALTKKTAQWKWGEEERDAFNCIIQCLTSKPILSYPDFTREFIIYTDASGYGIGAVLAQMQTPPPPEETDKSKKPVWYPEQQDQEVVIAYASKHLNEREAQWATIEKECFAIVHAIEVFRTYLYGRKFVVFTDHRPLEWLFGKASTNGRLQRWALKIQEYDMTIGYRPGKSHQNADCLSRIPFVPFDPAVPPPSTIAAILFEPNPEKAAEKIVRYVSLHRPPIPKPQRWGEINERRDAQQIQDPPLPDNVKKTEISEWAKLQRADKYCQSLIDKIGVEAGEEAGDQTRLEANKEVRGQVKLEAYHRDQVRNEASQMAGDRNTSEATQGVRDRNTLEARNRYGDQVKKETSEIAEDKIKTKRYKYNDKGEIIDLHNRLIVPLVKVKEIIEANHDHMLAGHLGIAKTLARIKRQYKWPQMKQHVVLHVNSCLLCARRKSFGTTKAPLKPLPPVESVWERIAMDVVGPIQESNKGYRYILVISDYASRFVFTIPMKNQTAQTIARCLVNKIITKYGAPQHVLTDRGTNFLSSLVNEICVLFKIKQMRTTAYHPQTDGLVERFNRTLCDMLACYVHDEPEEWDKYLPFVTFAYNTAIQSTLKECPFYLFFGRAPLLPNDIKINSRYDTRHDDRIVYAEKWENAKKLARDHLFKAQTKQKEYYDKGTKTCVYSVGQTVLVKAPPTAGKFINRWNGPFVITRSFSNVNYEIESIPKSKQRRAIVHVNRLKPYTARAPETPPNTQRERMTEPNKTEPITFGIPPHAETFNQPVKRGRGRPRKTDPAPKIIPTSVPSRRTPPHQNNIHQDSSRRSETPKINYAHLIQRRNNNYPNTRSTKSQTQRRPQQSSSHPKIPPPEYRPIFTERVPQREVPDFPVTRDGHGRLIYHIPVAHPSRPYFYNQRQREVSTYDDSPNNYNESQDKSPLRQTRYNLRRRY from the exons ATGCCTGATACTCTGAGTACTACTGAGACTACTCTCAACTCCTTCTTTACCACCCTCTATCCTGTTCTATCCGACGACAACCCACCTTCCACACACCCAACATTAGAGACCGCCAACCCTTCACCTTCACAAACTACACTCCTATCAAGCCCCGAAATAATTGCTGCCCGTAATACCTTTTTAACGAATTGGAAGGCATCAGTAGAAATCGAATCTTCTTACTTGGCTGAAATAACTAAACCCCACCAAACATCCTCCGTACGTAAACTAGCGTCACAattagaagaagaacgaaagaaagcGCATAAAGCAACGAATAACACTATAAACCTATACGTCTATCTTCTTGTTAAGGATAAACTTGAATCCACCGTTACCCCAGAAACCATAAGGGAAACCACAAAATCTCTGAAAAAGTATATTGTATTTCTCCAAGGAGACGAAAATAGCGTAGATCCCTTAGTACAACAATTGCAAATCGTTCACGGTAAACAGCGCGAATTCACCACCGAATTAACTACAGTATTGCAACGGGAAGCACTTTTACAACAGGCAGGACTTCGGAAAGTTAATACTGAactaatcaaagaaaaagaaaaggcagatAAAAAGTGGAAAGCCGCTGAGGAAAAACTTAAAGAAAACAGAGACGAACTTAATAAATTAGATCAAGTAAGAAAAGATAATTctacaaatttaaaacttttagaCGACTCTCAGAGACACGTAGAAACATTACAAAAATACATACAGGATACCGCGACCCATAACGCAGACTGTGAAAAATTAACAACTGACCTCGAAGCCCAGAAAACACAACTTGAACAAAAGCTCAGAGCTGCGATAGAAAACAGTGAACAACTTAAAAAAGCTTTAGACCTCAATCAGAAACACGTTTCCGCAGTAGAAACAAATAGTATAGAAGCAAACAGTACCCTTGAGACCGAGAAAACAGAACTAGAAACTCGTTTGACCGCCTCCCAAAAACATAACGAGACACTCGACAGTGAACTCGCTAAATTGAAACTTGAAGTCCAATCAGCTAAACAGGTTATCACCCAAACAACTGAGACCAAAGAGAAACTTCATAATAATTACGTTGCCGCtacatttcaaaatagaaaatacgaaacagaaataaaagatcTACGTGATAAACAGGAAACTTTAGAAAATACAATAGTCAACCTCGAATTTCGGATTCAGGAtctaaaagaaagagaaaaagcctATTACGAAGCAGAAGACCAATACGAAAGGAACTTTCAGGACATCgcaaataaaacttttgaaacaaCCAAATTCTTAGACGAACTCCAAAACTTTACGGGAAGAGATTCTCTTGATAAATCTCTACATACAGAacttgaaacagaaaaaacagATACAATAACAAATCTCCAGGAAATAATAGATAACCTCATTGCGCAGAATAATAGTCAGGCAACAACCATTTTTCAACTACAAAAACACAACACAATACTAAAGAAAAACCGTAGAGTCAGTATCTCAAACATGGGAGTAGGAACCGGAGCAGGTCACAACGGTGACGACGACGCAAGTACATCAAAAACCACTTTTACATCACGATTAAGCAAAACTTTACTTACCGCTCCTGATGCGACCATCATGGACAACGTAACAAAACCAATAGTAAAAGTTTTAGGCGAATTATTTTCTCGGGAAGATAAAAAATCTATACCAACATTCAAAGGCAAAAGTACAGACAAACTCATTACTGAATGGCTTAAGGCCGCAGAACACGTAGCGCGGAATAATGATTGGGATGACGACCAAAAGCTCCGTTTCTTTTCAGATCGCCTTAAGGGGGAAGCCCTCGAATGGCATGATAATTACGCAGAAGAGCAGGGGGACGATTTAAATTACGACGATTGGAGATATGAAATCATTGAACGGTTCCAAGATTCTTTCGACATAGCGGCCcttagaaagaaatttaataaactaaaacaaaaaccagAAGAAAATTGTAGAGCATTTGTGTCAAGGCTCACTAGTCTCTACGACAGCATAGAAggaaagatggaaaaattagacactaaaaacaaaaccgaagTAGAAGATGCGCTACATAGTGTCGTAAAAAAGATGAGGGACGATATTAAGATTAAGACCCTATTGCAAGGACTAttaccaaaaataaaagccgaGTTATATTTGCGAATGCCAGAGGATTTTAACGATTTTGATCAATTGTGCAAACAATTGTTCATTTCCGaacaaattttacaaaataaagaGAATAACGAAGACAAGGAAATTTCAGCG GAGCCATTACTAAAAGACGACACTCCTCACAGGAAAATATCGCGACTATCAGCGCAGTGGATCGTTTTGATTCCAGGAGAACAACTTCCTTGGACCGCCGTCCAAGACAGGAGGACGCACGAGTCCACTTCAACAGACCCAGGACAGAAGGATCTCCCCGACCACAAGGAAACCGAGACTCCAGTTACAGCCGAAGCAGGGACACAAGCTACTCCCGTAGCAGGGATCAGAGCCCATCGAGTAACAGGGAGCGCAGTGATTCGCGTGATAACGGACGATCTTATTCAAG GATTGATAGACACCGGCGCTGCCGCCAGTCTTCTTTCATCCAAACTTTTATTCAAACTACGAGataaaaacataagaaaatcgCTTAATAATGATAATTCGCCCATCTTTAAAACAGTGTCAGGACAGGTTCTGCGaacttttggaaaatttgaGTTCCCGATTACAATCAATAAGGATCATACTTTTCTTCATTACTTCTACGTAATAGAAGCTTTGCAGGAAGATTGCATCCTTGGaatagattttctttctcaccaCAACGTAAAAGTAAACGCTAAAAATAGGGAAATCCATTACGACCATGCGCAAAACCAGCAAATGCTAAGAACTGTCTGTCCCATATATAGCTTGACTATTGGCGAAAGTCAGCATGAGATACCACTAACACCACATTGTGAAGTAACCAACAATTTACCGGAATTATCGTTCATTAGACGACCTTTTGAACTTTGCGATGCCCAAGATTCGCTTGATAGAGCACTTGCGGGtactaaaaaatatatttcctaTCAAAAAGATTTAATAACATCACAGCCAGAAAATACCAAGATCATGATTCACAACCCTGACATAGAAAGCAACAGAGCTGTATTAGGTCCAATCAACGCACAAAACGAAAACGCAGTTTCGTCCACAAACCCAATACCGAAACCAAAACCAGTAACTATCGCGATTAGTAAAATACGGAACTCCATTGATAGAGCATTAACAAATCGTAGAGCAGAAGTTTCAAAATTGCGATGCTTCGAAATCCCATACCCCGTACCAGTTAGAAAACCAATTGTCGGAATAAACAAAGCTGatgtagaaaataatttacctaGCATTGACGATGCCCCACTAACGGGAAAAGACTACCTTAACCTAAAACCTTTCCAACAGTTCCAAATTAACAACACACTGTCGCCAAAACCggtagaaaaaattgaatttgacctCAAACACCTAGACGAGCAACAAATAGCGGTCGTACTTGACTTACTTACGAAACATGGGCAACTCTTTTCGGACAAAGATTCAGAATTAGGACTGGCAATCGGGGTAAAACATTACATCAATACAGGAAACAATGCCCCTGTAAGCATGCGACAGCGACGTACACCCGAAGCACTACGTCCACAAGTTTGGAAACAACTACGTAGCATGCTAGATAATAACATCATACGGATTAGTTCAAGCCCGTACGCAGCAGCTATTGTAAtgactttgaaaaaagacgGCAGCCTACGCCTATGCATCGATTACAGATGGCTCAATAAAATCACGATCAAAGATAAATTCCCATTACCACGCATAGACGACACCATTGATGCTTTATACGGAGCTCGTTATTTTTCCACTCTAGACTTAATCAGTGGATATTTGCAAATAGAGATCAACGAGGCAGACAAACACAAAACGGCTTTTATTTGCGAATTAGGactatttgaatttaatcgaATGCCGTTCGGATTAACAAACGCACCAAGCACGTTCCAGAGAGCAATGAATGACATTTTTAGAGAAGTATTATACAAATATGTTGTAGTATATCTGGATGACATTATTGTGTATagtaaaacatttgaagaacACCTTGGACATTTAGCGAAAGTATTCTGCATATTAGGAGCGGCAGGAATACGACTAAAACGCATCAAAtgcgaattttttaaacaagaaatcgaATATTTAGGTTACATCATTTCAAGAAGAGGCATAACACCAGTttataagaaaattgaagcTATTACAACATATCCACAACCGACTAATCAAAAAGAATTAGGATCCTTTTTAGGCCTGGCTAGCTATTACCGAAAATTTATACGATCTTTTGCAGAAAAAGCACACCCACTAACGGCACTTACAAAGAAAACAGCACAATGGAaatggggggaagaagaaagggaCGCCTTTAACTGTATTATCCAATGTCTGACTTCTAAACCTATCCTAAGCTACCCGGATTTTACGCGCGAATTCATCATCTATACGGATGCGTCAGGATACGGCATAGGAGCAGTATTGGCCCAAATGCAGACTCCTCCCCCACCAGAAGAAACCGACAAGTCCAAAAAACCAGTTTGGTATCCAGAACAACAAGATCAGGAAGTCGTTATAGCATATGCATCCAAACATTTGAATGAGCGAGAAGCACAATGGGCAACgattgaaaaagaatgttttGCCATCGTTCATGCGATAGAAGTTTTCAGAACTTATTTGTATGGGAGAAAGTTTGTTGTATTCACCGACCATCGACCATTGGAATGGTTATTCGGGAAAGCAAGCACAAATGGAAGACTCCAGAGATGGGCACTTAAGATCCAGGAGTACGATATGACAATTGGATATCGACCGGGCAAATCACACCAAAATGCTGATTGCCTAAGCCGTATTCCATTTGTTCCATTTGACCCTGCGGTACCCCCGCCGTCCACAATTGCGGCAATACTTTTCGAACCAAATCCTGAAAAAGCAGCGGAAAAAATAGTGCGATACGTATCTCTTCACAGACCGCCCATACCAAAACCACAGAGATGGGGAGAAATTAACGAACGACGAGACGCACAACAAATCCAAGACCCTCCCCTTCCAGATAATGTTAAGAAAACCGAAATCAGTGAATGGGCAAAACTACAGCGTGCCGATAAATATTGTCAATCATTAATAGATAAAATAGGTGTTGAAGCCGGCGAAGAAGCTGGGGACCAAACCCGACTTGAAGCTAACAAAGAAGTTAGGGGCCAAGTAAAACTTGAAGCTTATCATAGGGACCAAGTTAGAAACGAAGCTAGCCAAATGGCTGGGGACCGTAATACGAGCGAAGCTACCCAAGGGGTCAGGGACCGCAATACACTTGAAGCCAGAAATAGATACGGGGAccaagtgaaaaaagaaactagtgAAATTGcagaagataaaataaaaactaagcgATATAAATATAATGATAAGGGAGAAATAATTGACTTACATAACCGATTGATAGTGCCATTAGttaaagtaaaagaaattataGAAGCAAACCACGATCACATGCTTGCAGGACATCTAGGTATAGCAAAGACTTTAGCCAGGATCAAGAGACAATATAAATGGCCTCAGATGAAACAACACGTCGTATTACATGTAAATAGTTGTTTACTGTGTGCACGCCGAAAATCATTTGGGACAACCAAAGCACCATTAAAACCCCTTCCACCAGTAGAATCAGTTTGGGAAAGGATTGCAATGGATGTAGTAGGGCCTATTCAGGAAAGTAACAAAGGTTACCGCTATATATTAGTAATATCAGATTATGCGAGTAGATTCGTTTTCactattccaatgaaaaatcaGACAGCACAAACTATAGCCAGATGCCtcgtaaacaaaattataacaAAATATGGAGCCCCACAACACGTACTCACAGACAGAGGAACGAATTTCTTATCATCATTAGTAAACGAAATCTGTgtacttttcaaaataaaacaaatgagaaCAACTGCGTACCACCCACAAACAGATGGCCTAGTTGAGCGATTCAATAGGACACTCTGTGATATGCTTGCGTGTTACGTACACGACGAGCCAGAAGAATGGGACAAATATCTACCCTTCGTTACGTTCGCGTATAACACAGCAATCCAATCCACCTTAAAGGAATGCCCCTTCTACTTATTCTTTGGTAGAGCACCTCTCTTACCAAACGATATAAAGATCAACAGTAGATACGACACCAGACACGACGACCGCATAGTATACgcagaaaaatgggaaaacgcCAAGAAATTAGCTCGCGACCATTTGTTTAAAGCAcagacgaaacaaaaagaatactATGACAAGGGAACAAAAACCTGCGTATATTCCGTCGGACAAACGGTATTAGTAAAAGCACCACCTACAGCCGGAAAGTTCATTAATCGTTGGAACGGACCTTTTGTAATTACCAGAAGTTTCTCTAACGTTAATTATGAAATAGAAAGTATTCCCAAAAGTAAACAGCGACGTGCTATAGTTCATGTCAATAGATTAAAACCATACACTGCAAGAGCGCCTGAAACTCCACCAAATACccagagagaaagaatgacCGAACCGAATAAAACGGAACCCATTACATTTGGAATACCACCACACGCAGAGACATTCAACCAACCCGTAAAGCGAGGACGAGGACGACCTAGGAAGACAGACCCAGCACCAAAAATTATTCCTACCAGCGTTCCCAGTCGAAGGACACCACCGCACCAGAATAACATACATCAGGATTCATCACGAAGATCGGAAACACCCAAAATTAATTATGCTCACCTGATACAACGAAGAAATAATAACTACCCGAATACGCGTTCAACAAAATCACAAACCCAGCGGAGACCACAACAATCTTCATCACACCCTAAAATACCACCCCCTGAATACAGACCCATTTTCACAGAAAGAGTTCCCCAAAGAGAAGTACCGGACTTCCCAGTAACACGGGACGGGCACGGACGACTAATCTACCATATACCTGTAGCCCATCCCAGCCgtccttatttttataaccAAAGACAAAGAGAGGTCTCAACTTACGATGACTCTCCCAATAACTACAACGAATCCCAAGACAAATCACCCTTACGGCAAACCCGATACAACCTCCGACGAAGATATTAA